In the Anguilla anguilla isolate fAngAng1 chromosome 7, fAngAng1.pri, whole genome shotgun sequence genome, one interval contains:
- the nrip2 gene encoding nuclear receptor-interacting protein 2 produces the protein MSGSKKSELEMRDKAILHQQRRLKQATQFSHKDSADLLPLDGLKRLGTSKDLQPHSIVQRRLLEGNITRLRGETRDAATRVRSPLADSKEGGETEEKSESTAEDSTEERESPEESERSLKSDEEEDEEGKRRNVEEKRTAEKEMVGKQQEGRPGVEETERALTLTALVVRCKCCETEVKASINTGCQHNSISLACCRRLGLMPAPEDRAYEQTVGHRPVVSTTLPHTVEGLQLQLGRERTLCSACVVEDEVFELSLGLHTLLELKCCVDLSSRVLRLSGSGDELPFLDMQTEGQFHHDNNKNTTM, from the exons aTGAGCGGGAGCAAGAAGAGCGAGCTGGAGATGCGAGACAAGGCCATCCTCCACCAGCAGAGGCGTCTGAAGCAGGCCACGCAGTTCTCACACAAGGACTCCGCTGACCTGCTGCCGCTGGACGGGCTCAAGAGGCTGGGCACCTCCAAAGACTTG CAACCACACAGCATTGTGCAGCGGCGCCTCCTAGAGGGCAATATTACGCGGCTGCGGGGGGAGACCCGCGACGCCGCCACCAGGGTGCGCTCTCCCCTGGCGGACAGCAAGGAAGgcggagagacagaggagaagaGCGAGAGCACGGCGGAGGACTCCACGGAGGAGAGGGAGTCCCcggaagagagcgagaggagcCTGAAGTCcgatgaggaagaggacgaagaggggaagaggaggaacgTGGAGGAGAAGCGCACGGCGGAGAAGGAGATGGTGGGGAAGCAGCAGGAGGGCAGGCCAGGAGTGGAGGAGACTGAGAGAGCCCTCACTCTGACAGCCTTGGTGGTGCGATGCAAG TGCTGTGAAACAGAAGTGAAGGCCTCCATCAACACTGGCTGCCAACATAACAGCATTTCTTTAGCCTGCTGCAGGAGGCTCGG GCTAATGCCCGCTCCGGAAGACCGAGCCTACGAGCAGACAGTGGGCCACCGTCCGGTTGTCAGCACGACGCTGCCTCACACGGTGGAAGGcttgcagctgcagctgggcaGAGAGAGGACGCTGTGCTCGGCTTGTGTTGTCG AAGATGAAGTGTTTGAGTTGTCCCTCGGTCTTCATACACTGCTGGAACTCAAA tgctgtgtggaTCTCAGCAGCCGGGTCCTGAGGCTCTCTGGCTCTGGAGATGAGCTGCCATTCCTGGACATGCAGACCGAAGGCCAGTTTCACcacgacaacaacaaaaacaccacCATGTGA
- the klhl42 gene encoding kelch-like protein 42, producing MSSPEQIIAIVMDDKTYNVSKSKLIEKSDYFRALYSSGMRESGEDSVQLQGLSVPGLELVLEFINTSKVQVVNETLEDLIETASFLQVTSILKLLLSEIRQDNCVELYNLSEIYGTHDLRNACLKFMTCHYHPMLRRSEFRSLPSSLRNHVREMRMKGTATLVAIGDFIGTCLDLADQDEPWSMLRYGELEQRWKPLANNLPSDMVNVRGYGSAVLDNYLFIVGGYRMTSQEISAAHCYNPCRNEWNQVAPLNQKRSNFKLLAVSGKLYAVGGQCLGTVECYSPEQDWWTCVSSLPDPLAEFSACECQGMIYVMGGYTARDRNTSVLRYCPSSDAWTVFSSCSAHVRKQQMLSVEDTIYLVGGYTHELGPERRRASQTEDMLTVQSYNVTTGEWLHLKENTSKSGLNLTCTLHNDGIYIMSRDVSLPTSLEHRVFLKYNIFSDAWEAFRRFPALGQNMLLCSLYLPNVL from the exons atgtcATCACCAGAACAGATTATTGCAATCGTAATGGATGATAAAACCTACAACGTGAGCAAAAGCAAGCTAATTGAAAAGAGCGACTACTTCCGTGCACTATACAGTTCTGGAATGCGGGAGTCCGGAGAGGATTCGGTCCAGCTCCAGGGATTAAGTGTACCCGGGCTAGAATTAGTCCTGGAGTTCATCAACACTTCCAAAGTGCAGGTTGTCAATGAGACATTAGAGGATTTGATCGAGACGGCATCTTTTTTGCAGGTGACGTCAATTTTAAAATTGCTCTTGTCGGAAATCAGACAGGATAACTGCGTGGAACTGTACAATCTTTCGGAGATTTACGGAACACACGACCTGAGGAACGCTTGTTTGAAATTCATGACCTGTCACTACCACCCGATGCTACGAAGATCCGAGTTCCGAAGCCTCCCATCTTCCCTCCGCAACCACGTTAGAGAGATGCGCATGAAAGGTACGGCTACTCTAGTAGCTATTGGAGATTTCATCGGGACCTGTCTGGACCTAGCAGACCAGGACGAACCCTGGTCCATGCTTCGGTACGGAGAGTTGGAACAGCGCTGGAAGCCGCTAGCTAACAACCTGCCATCGGACATGGTCAACGTGAGAGGGTACGGGTCTGCCGTACTCGACAATTACTTGTTCATCGTTGGAGGTTACAGAATGACGAGTCAGGAGATATCGGCAGCGCACTGTTACAACCCCTGTCGAAATGAGTGGAATCAGGTTGCACCCCTGAACCAAAAGAG GTCCAATTTCAAGCTGCTGGCGGTGAGTGGGAAGCTGTATGCGGTGGGCGGGCAGTGTCTGGGCACAGTCGAGTGCTACAGTCCGGAGCAGGACTGGTGGACCTGCGTATCCTCGCTCCCAGACCCACTGGCAGAGTTTTCTGCTTGCGAGTGCCAGGGGATGATCTACGTTATGGGCGGGTACACTGCCAGAG acaggaacaccAGCGTGCTGCGTTACTGCCCCTCCTCCGACGCCTGGACGGTGTTCAGCTCCTGCTCGGCCCACGTGCGCAAGCAGCAGATGCTCTCCGTGGAGGACACCATCTACCTGGTGGGCGGCTACACGCACGAGCTGGGGCCAGAGCGGCGAAGGGCCAGCCAGACGGAGGACATGCTGACCGTGCAGTCCTACAACGTCACCACGGGCGAGTGGCTCCACCTGAAGGAGAACACCTCCAAGTCTGGCCTCAACCTGACCTGCACGCTGCACAACGACGGCATCTACATCATGAGCCGCGACGTCAGCCTGCCCACCAGCCTGGAGCACCGGGTCTTCCTCAAGTACAACATCTTCTCCGACGCCTGGGAGGCCTTCCGCCGCTTCCCCGCCCTGGGCCAGAACATGCTCCTGTGCTCCCTCTACCTCCCCAACGTTCTGTGA